A single region of the Brachypodium distachyon strain Bd21 chromosome 3, Brachypodium_distachyon_v3.0, whole genome shotgun sequence genome encodes:
- the LOC112271637 gene encoding uncharacterized protein LOC112271637 produces the protein MSVGTIMESRDVTFFENIFPMRDMHSTSREDHDIPAKHDSSKEHQDHDVDPEPTIPIENLEQILAEIPEEDDNEAPTRSKRQRIAKSFGDDFIVYLVEDTPKIINEAFASPDADCWKEAIRSEMDSIMANADVILNIKLVRDNNGEITLLLSHYVERILSRFGYADCKPSPTPYDPSVLLRKNHRIGRYQLRYSQIIGSLMYPKVLEGYSDSNWISDVDELKATSGYVFTLGGGAVS, from the exons ATGAGCGTCGGTACAATTATGGAGTCCAGAGATGTTACATTTTTTGAGAACATATTTCCCAtgagagatatgcatagcacatCTAGAGAGGATCATGATATACCTGCTAAACACGACAGTTCAAAGGAACATCAAGATCATGATGTAGATCCTGAACCCACCATCCCAATtgaaaatcttgaacaaatACTTGCTGAGATTCCTGAGgaggatgacaatgaagctcctACAAGGAGTAAGCGACAAAGGATTGCAAAAtcctttggtgatgatttcattgtgtaccttgtggaaGACACTCCTAAAATCATTAATGAGGCctttgcatctccggatgcagactGTTGGAAGGAAGCCATTCGGAGTGAGATGGATTCCATCATGGctaatg CTGATGTGATTTTAAACATCAAGCTTGTGAGAGACAACAATGGTGAGATCACTCTGTTGCTGTCTCACTATGTGGAGAGGATATTGAGTCGTTTCGGCTATGCTGATTGtaaaccttctccaactccttatGATCCAAGTGTTCTGCTTCGCAAGAATCACAGAATTGGAAGATACCAACTGAGATATTCTCAGATTATTGGCTCGCTCAT GTACCCCAAGGTACTTGAGGGCtatagtgattcaaactggatatctgatgttgatgaACTAAAGGCCACaagtggatatgtgttcacactcgGAGGGGGCGCTGTTTCCTGA
- the LOC100842050 gene encoding germin-like protein 8-7, producing MVSSSSFLLLVALLALVSWQAFASDPSPLQDFCVADKNSPVLVNGFVCKNPKGVNADDFFKAAELDKPRMTNKVGSNVTLINVMQIAGLNTLGISIARIDYAPLGQNPPHTHPRATEILTVLEGTLYVGFVTSNPNNTLLSKVLNKGDVFVFPVGLIHFQFNPNPHMPAVAIAALSSQNPGAITIANAVFGSKPPISDDVLAKAFQVEKGTIDWLQAQFWENNHY from the exons ATggtctcctcctcttccttccttctcctAGTTGCTCTTCTTGCGCTGGTCTCATGGCAGGCCTTCGCCTCTGATCCAAGCCCTCTCCAAGACTTCTGTGTCGCTGATAAGAACTCTCCAG TGCTTGTCAACGGGTTTGTCTGCAAGAACCCAAAGGGCGTGAACGCGGATGACTTCTTCAAAGCAGCCGAACTCGACAAGCCTAGGATGACCAACAAGGTTGGATCCAATGTCACTTTGATCAACGTCATGCAGATCGCAGGGCTCAACACCCTTGGCATCTCGATAGCACGCATCGACTACGCACCTTTGGGTCAGAACCCACCGCACACGCACCCTCGTGCCACCGAGATCCTCACAGTGCTCGAGGGGACACTCTATGTCGGCTTTGTCACATCCAACCCAAACAACACGCTCTTGTCCAAGGTGCTCAACAAAGGCGATGTGTTCGTGTTTCCTGTGGGGCTCATCCACTTCCAATTCAACCCCAACCCACACATGCCGGCAGTTGCAATTGCTGCACTTAGCAGCCAGAACCCTGGGGCTATCACAATTGCCAATGCAGTGTTTGGATCTAAGCCGCCAATCTCAGATGATGTTTTGGCCAAGGCATTTCAAGTCGAGAAGGGGACAATAGACTGGCTCCAGGCTCAGTTCTGGGAGAACAACCACTACTAG
- the LOC100841556 gene encoding germin-like protein 8-11, with translation MASSYYFLLLAAVLALASWQAIASDPSPLQDFCVADNSSRVLVNGFVCKDPKDVKADDFFLAAKLDMPRDTKTNKVGSNVTLINVMRIPGLNTLGISLARIDYASLGENPPHTHPHATEILTVLEGTLYVGFVTSNPENKFLSKVLNRGDVFVFPEGLIHFQFNPNPHKPAVAIAALSSQNPGAITIANAVFGSKPTISDDVLAKAFQVDKKTVDWLQAQFWTDNQN, from the exons ATGGCCTCCTCTTACTACTTCCTTCTTCTCGCTGCTGTTCTTGCGTTGGCCTCATGGCAGGCCATCGCTTCAGATCCTAGTCCTCTCCAAGACTTCTGTGTGGCAGACAACAGTTCACGTG TTCTTGTCAATGGATTTGTTTGCAAAGACCCAAAGGATGTGAAAGCAGATGACTTCTTCCTGGCAGCAAAACTTGACATGCCAAGGgacacaaaaacaaacaaggtTGGGTCCAATGTCACATTGATCAATGTTATGAGGATTCCTGGCCTCAACACACTTGGTATCTCCCTGGCGCGCATCGACTATGCATCCTTGGGCGAGAACCCGCCACACACTCACCCTCATGCCACCGAGATTCTCACCGTGCTAGAAGGGACACTTTATGTTGGCTTTGTGACGTCAAACCCAGAAAACAAGTTTTTATCCAAGGTGCTCAACAGGGGTGATGTGTTTGTTTTCCCGGAAGGACTCATTCACTTTCAGTTCAACCCCAACCCCCACAAACCGGCAGTTGCAATTGCTGCACTTAGCAGCCAGAACCCTGGTGCCATCACCATTGCCAATGCTGTGTTTGGGTCAAAGCCGACAATCTCTGATGATGTTCTCGCCAAGGCCTTTCAGGTGGACAAGAAGACTGTGGACTGGCTCCAAGCTCAGTTCTGGACTGACAACCAAAATTAA
- the LOC100842663 gene encoding germin-like protein 8-11 — MAISSYSLLAAVLALFSWQAIASDPSPLQDFCVADNSSRVLVNGFVCKDPKDVKAEDFLGAKLDMPRDTKANMVGFNVTLINVMWIPGLNTLGISLARIDYTPLGENPPHTHPRATEILTVLEGTLYVGFVTSNPENKFLSKVLNKGDVFIFPQGLIHFQFNPNPYKPAVAIAALSSQNPGAITIANAVFGSKPMISDDVLAKAFQVDKKTVDWLQAQFWADNHN, encoded by the exons ATGGCCATCTCTTCCTACTCCCTTCTTGCTGCTGTTCTTGCTTTGTTCTCGTGGCAGGCCATCGCCTCGGATCCAAGCCCTCTCCAAGATTTCTGCGTCGCGGACAACAGTTCACGAG TTCTTGTAAATGGATTTGTGTGCAAAGACCCAAAGGACGTGAAAGCGGAGGACTTCTTGGGGGCCAAACTTGACATGCCGAGAGACACGAAAGCAAACATGGTCGGGTTCAATGTCACCTTGATCAATGTCATGTGGATCCCCGGCCTCAACACACTGGGCATCTCTCTGGCACGCATCGATTACACACCCTTGGGCGAGAACCCACCACACACTCACCCACGTGCCACTGAGATCCTCACCGTGCTTGAAGGGACCCTTTATGTGGGATTTGTAACATCCAACCCCGAGAACAAGTTCTTGTCGAAGGTGCTCAACAAGGGTGATGTGTTTATTTTCCCACAAGGACTTATCCACTTTCAGTTCAACCCCAACCCTTACAAACCAGCGGTTGCAATTGCTGCACTTAGCAGCCAGAACCCTGGAGCCATCACCATTGCCAATGCCGTCTTTGGATCAAAGCCAATGATCTCAGATGATGTTCTAGCCAAGGCCTTTCAGGTGGACAAGAAGACTGTCGACTGGCTCCAAGCTCAGTTCTGGGCGGATAACCACAACTAA
- the LOC100842357 gene encoding germin-like protein 8-11, with protein sequence MASTSSYFLLLAAVLALVSWQAVASDPSPLQDFCVADNSSQVLVNGFVCKDPKDVTAEDFFLSAKLDMPRDTKMSKVGSNVTLINVMKIPGLNTLGISLARIDYAPLGENPPHTHPRATEILTVLEGTLYVGFVTSNPENKFLSKELKKGDVFVFPQGLIHFQFNPNPYKPAVAIAALSSQNPGAITIANVVFGSKPMISDDVLAKAFQVEKKTVDWLQAQFWADNHN encoded by the exons AtggcctccacctcctcctacTTCCTTCTCCTAGCGGCTGTTCTTGCTTTGGTCTCATGGCAGGCCGTAGCTTCAGATCCTAGCCCTCTCCAGGACTTCTGCGTCGCAGACAACAGCTcacagg TTCTTGTTAATGGATTCGTCTGCAAGGACCCAAAAGACGTTACGGCAGAGGACTTCTTCCTTTCAGCCAAACTTGACATGCCTAGGGACACCAAGATGAGCAAGGTTGGGTCCAATGTGACCTTGATCAACGTCATGAAGATTCCTGGCCTTAACACGTTGGGCATTTCCCTAGCACGTATCGACTATGCACCTCTTGGAGAGAACCCACCACACACGCACCCTCGTGCTACTGAGATCCTCACGGTGCTTGAGGGCACGCTCTACGTCGGCTTTGTCACGTCTAACCCAGAAAACAAGTTCTTGTCCAAGGAGCTCAAGAAGGGTGATGTGTTTGTTTTCCCACAAGGACTCATCCACTTCCAATTCAACCCCAATCCCTACAAGCCGGCCGTTGCAATTGCTGCACTTAGCAGCCAGAACCCAGGAGCTATCACCATTGCCAACGTTGTTTTTGGATCAAAGCCAATGATTTCGGATGATGTTCTTGCCAAGGCCTTTCAGGTGGAGAAGAAGACCGTGGACTGGCTCCAAGCACAGTTCTGGGCTGACAACCACAACTGA
- the LOC100841249 gene encoding germin-like protein 8-11, whose protein sequence is MASSSSFFLLAALLALVSWQAIASDPSPLQDFCVADKNSPVLVNGFVCKNPMYVNADDFFKAAELDKPRVTNKVGSNVTLINVMQLAGLNTLGISIARIDYAPLGQNPPHTHPRATEILTVLEGTLYVGFVTSNQENRFLSKVLNKGDVFVFPVGLIHFQFNPNPYKPAVAIAALSSQNPGAITIANAVFGSKPPISDDVLAKAFQVEKGTIDWLQAQFWEKNGQN, encoded by the exons atggcctcctcctcttccttctttcTCCTTGCTGCTCTACTCGCGTTAGTCTCATGGCAGGCCATCGCATCCGACCCTAGCCCTCTCCAAGACTTCTGTGTCGCTGATAAGAACTCCCCAG TGCTTGTCAACGGGTTTGTTTGCAAGAACCCGATGTACGTAAACGCAGATGACTTCTTTAAGGCAGCCGAACTCGACAAGCCTAGGGTGACCAACAAAGTTGGATCCAACGTCACCTTGATCAACGTCATGCAGCTCGCTGGCCTCAACACTCTTGGCATCTCGATAGCGCGCATCGACTATGCACCGTTAGGCCAGAACCCGCCGCACACACACCCCCGTGCCACCGAGATCCTCACGGTGCTCGAGGGAACACTCTACGTCGGCTTTGTCACATCCAATCAAGAAAACAGGTTCTTATCCAAGGTGCTGAACAAAGGTGACGTGTTTGTGTTCCCTGTGGGGCTCATCCATTTCCAATTCAACCCCAACCCCTACAAACCCGCTGTTGCAATTGCGGCACTCAGCAGCCAAAATCCTGGGGCTATCACCATTGCCAATGCTGTGTTCGGATCTAAACCACCAATCTCAGATGATGTTTTGGCCAAGGCATTTCAAGTGGAAAAGGGAACAATAGACTGGCTCCAGGCTCAATTCTGGGAGAAGAACGGCCAGAACTAA